In Thermococcus zilligii AN1, a genomic segment contains:
- a CDS encoding CRISPR-associated helicase/endonuclease Cas3 produces MKACYAKFNPHQFLECHTLDAINVLKSLKNSFYWLEELSPGIFELSFYAVLLHDTGKCASGFQKSGLQRERWGYRHELLSVPFVQFLDYGGRERSLIALAILTHHKTLDELEETLPIGDGNLSPEFHERLEELFDRSEYLERVFIPRISNMEAYYFGTKRPPKRFKLPTDWKEKLRDFDFQALKEWYEENVDNERLTLTFMRGLLNASDHLASAGETSIAPLPDIDEKLELRIPAEKLRPLQIKASQHAGNLILRAPTGYGKTEAGLLWANKNALRNGKEITSRIFYILPYKASINAMHKRLMGLFPDPSLVGILHSSAGFYLYTSSLEYERLGSLHRKIYTPLKVTTPFQLMKAFFGVGFHEMLKTELAGSLLIFDEIHAYEPNVLGIILAMLEEVAPLKAKIMVMTATLPDFLEDLIKETLPFRELKVPADEADKFTRHRVHVIDEGMDSIEELIPELKLYQKVKKSSRPALIACNSVDRAVATYRALKGKGFKVLLLHSRFTHGDREEKERTLLERMNDYDFVVATQVVEVSLDVSFSTILTEPAPLDALIQRFGRVNRQGWRNGKIEDVYVLTRGSEADEKIYKDYRVVEESVRILKELDGEELRESLLPELVSRAYSVISEKLTEEVQDYKRLAKEVFNNVKPLKKGEDEEKFYKMFNGVEAVPGIYAGEMLRLLNRGMGIEAHRYLVPVPMWLYWAEKESFHRLSDKGAGKHVVVAELEYSPETGLLREPLTGGDIL; encoded by the coding sequence ATGAAGGCCTGCTACGCCAAGTTCAATCCCCATCAGTTCCTTGAGTGCCACACCCTCGATGCCATCAACGTCCTGAAAAGCCTGAAAAACTCGTTCTACTGGCTCGAAGAGCTTTCTCCAGGAATCTTTGAACTTTCTTTTTATGCGGTTCTTCTCCATGACACAGGCAAATGTGCCTCAGGTTTTCAGAAATCTGGGCTCCAGAGGGAGCGGTGGGGATATCGCCATGAACTCCTCTCCGTTCCCTTTGTCCAGTTCCTGGACTATGGAGGGCGGGAGAGGAGCCTTATAGCGCTGGCCATACTCACGCACCACAAAACGCTCGACGAACTGGAGGAAACGCTTCCCATAGGGGACGGGAACCTTTCGCCGGAGTTCCACGAAAGGCTTGAGGAACTTTTTGATAGATCGGAGTACCTGGAGCGGGTTTTTATACCGAGAATCTCAAACATGGAGGCGTATTACTTCGGCACCAAGAGACCCCCAAAGAGGTTTAAACTCCCTACCGACTGGAAGGAAAAGCTCCGGGACTTTGACTTCCAAGCGCTAAAGGAGTGGTACGAAGAGAACGTCGACAATGAAAGGCTCACCCTGACGTTTATGAGGGGCCTCTTAAACGCCTCCGATCACCTCGCCTCAGCGGGTGAAACTTCCATCGCGCCCCTTCCGGACATCGACGAGAAGCTTGAACTCCGGATCCCGGCCGAAAAACTCCGCCCCCTCCAGATAAAGGCTTCACAGCATGCGGGAAACCTCATTCTGAGGGCCCCCACCGGCTATGGAAAAACCGAGGCTGGCCTACTGTGGGCCAATAAAAACGCCCTCAGGAATGGAAAAGAGATAACGAGCAGGATTTTCTACATCCTTCCCTACAAGGCGAGCATAAACGCGATGCATAAAAGACTCATGGGGCTGTTCCCGGACCCGTCACTGGTGGGGATCCTCCATAGTTCGGCGGGTTTCTACCTTTACACCTCTTCCCTCGAATACGAGAGACTCGGCTCTCTCCACCGGAAGATATACACCCCCCTAAAGGTCACAACGCCATTCCAGCTTATGAAGGCATTCTTCGGCGTCGGATTCCACGAGATGTTAAAAACCGAGCTGGCCGGCTCGCTCCTGATCTTCGACGAGATACACGCCTACGAACCAAACGTCCTCGGCATAATCCTCGCAATGCTCGAGGAAGTCGCCCCCCTGAAGGCAAAAATCATGGTAATGACGGCCACGTTGCCGGACTTCCTGGAGGATTTGATTAAAGAGACCCTGCCCTTTAGGGAGTTAAAGGTTCCAGCCGATGAGGCCGATAAATTCACCCGCCACAGGGTTCATGTCATTGATGAGGGCATGGACTCCATCGAAGAGCTTATTCCAGAGCTGAAGCTATATCAAAAGGTAAAGAAAAGCTCAAGACCTGCCCTGATAGCCTGTAACAGCGTTGACAGAGCCGTGGCCACTTACAGAGCCCTCAAAGGGAAAGGATTCAAAGTCCTGCTCCTCCACAGCAGATTCACCCACGGTGACAGGGAGGAGAAGGAGAGAACACTCCTGGAGAGAATGAACGATTATGACTTTGTTGTTGCGACCCAGGTTGTGGAAGTTTCGCTCGACGTGAGCTTCTCAACAATACTGACTGAACCGGCACCCCTTGATGCATTGATACAGCGCTTTGGGAGGGTGAACAGGCAGGGGTGGCGGAATGGAAAGATAGAAGACGTTTACGTCCTAACCCGGGGTTCTGAGGCCGACGAGAAGATTTACAAGGACTACCGGGTGGTTGAGGAGAGCGTCAGGATTCTAAAAGAACTCGATGGGGAGGAACTGAGGGAATCTCTCCTTCCAGAGCTCGTTAGCAGGGCGTACTCGGTGATCTCGGAGAAGCTAACTGAGGAGGTTCAGGACTACAAAAGGCTCGCAAAGGAAGTCTTTAATAACGTGAAGCCCCTTAAGAAGGGAGAAGATGAGGAAAAGTTCTATAAGATGTTCAACGGAGTGGAGGCCGTTCCAGGCATCTACGCCGGTGAAATGCTCAGGCTTCTCAACAGGGGAATGGGAATCGAGGCCCACCGTTACCTCGTGCCCGTGCCGATGTGGCTCTACTGGGCCGAGAAGGAAAGCTTTCACAGGCTCAGCGATAAGGGAGCGGGAAAACATGTCGTCGTTGCGGAGCTTGAGTACAGTCCCGAAACAGGCCTCTTAAGGGAGCCTTTAACGGGGGGAGATATTCTGTGA
- a CDS encoding NADPH-dependent FMN reductase — MERYRAKILEADALVIVAPEYNGSYPGELKILLDTIYDEYEALPVGIATVSVVTGGARLLMELKTAMLNYRMFPVEQVLFYNVDDVFEGEELKDEKYKERVERLFGALEKYARALRPIREEVREKLGGNGHP; from the coding sequence ATGGAGAGATACCGGGCAAAAATCCTTGAGGCCGACGCCCTCGTCATAGTCGCGCCCGAGTACAACGGGAGCTATCCGGGAGAGCTCAAGATACTCCTCGACACGATTTACGACGAGTACGAGGCTTTGCCCGTTGGGATAGCTACCGTTTCGGTCGTCACAGGTGGGGCGAGGCTCCTGATGGAGCTGAAAACGGCCATGCTCAACTACCGCATGTTCCCCGTTGAGCAGGTGCTCTTCTACAACGTTGACGATGTCTTTGAGGGCGAGGAGCTTAAGGACGAGAAGTACAAAGAGAGGGTTGAACGGCTTTTCGGGGCCCTCGAGAAGTATGCGAGGGCACTAAGGCCGATAAGGGAAGAGGTTAGGGAAAAGCTTGGGGGGAACGGGCACCCCTAA
- the cas4 gene encoding CRISPR-associated protein Cas4, translating to MNYLFICPTKLWYFSHGITMEGENEWVDLGRFLHERRYADEEKEVLIERIKIDFIRKGDTIEIHEVKLGKSMERAHEMQALYYLYYLKRLGIKAKAALHYPKLNETKEITLDGHEEEVEKAVQFARVVKSLPAPPEPVKSKKCKKCAYYELCWV from the coding sequence ATGAACTACCTCTTCATCTGCCCCACCAAGCTCTGGTACTTCTCGCACGGCATCACAATGGAAGGAGAGAACGAGTGGGTCGACCTCGGGAGGTTCCTGCACGAGAGGCGCTACGCCGACGAGGAGAAGGAAGTCCTGATAGAGAGAATAAAAATAGACTTCATCCGGAAGGGGGACACCATAGAGATCCACGAGGTTAAGCTCGGAAAGTCGATGGAGAGGGCCCACGAGATGCAGGCGCTCTACTACTTATACTACCTCAAACGGCTCGGGATTAAAGCGAAAGCGGCCCTCCACTACCCAAAGCTCAACGAAACGAAGGAGATAACGCTGGACGGCCACGAAGAAGAGGTAGAAAAGGCGGTGCAGTTTGCTCGGGTGGTAAAATCACTGCCCGCTCCGCCGGAGCCGGTAAAATCAAAGAAGTGCAAAAAGTGTGCCTACTACGAGCTGTGCTGGGTTTGA
- the cas6 gene encoding CRISPR-associated endoribonuclease Cas6 has product MRFLIKLIPEREEFRVPYNHQHHLQGLVYRRIQRMDPDLSLRLHQPKAPKLFTYSLFMAEERKFEKEKPYFTGKGHGFFYFSTAVPEIAEAFIGGLLENPEVELWGERFTVKEVRALYEPERLSGRKFVTLSPVVVSTTKQILGKPRSYDLTPTDPEFYEHIRENLIEKYTALTGRPPEGGEVGIDVLLAKPKRFEVKPGIFQRAWHLVFRARGDEGLLRVGYLAGFGEKNSIGFGMVKVDEVKRRKRTRQGGERNRESKEV; this is encoded by the coding sequence ATGCGCTTCCTCATCAAACTTATCCCCGAGCGGGAGGAATTTCGCGTCCCTTACAATCACCAGCACCACCTGCAGGGCCTCGTTTACCGGAGGATTCAGCGGATGGATCCAGACCTCAGCTTAAGGCTCCACCAGCCTAAGGCCCCAAAGCTCTTTACCTATTCCCTTTTCATGGCCGAGGAGCGAAAATTCGAGAAGGAAAAGCCCTACTTCACCGGTAAGGGCCATGGCTTTTTCTATTTTTCCACCGCTGTTCCCGAGATAGCTGAAGCTTTCATCGGGGGACTCCTCGAAAACCCGGAAGTGGAGCTCTGGGGGGAGCGTTTCACGGTCAAGGAAGTCAGGGCCCTTTACGAGCCAGAAAGGCTAAGCGGCAGGAAGTTCGTCACGCTTTCACCAGTGGTGGTCTCAACAACGAAACAAATCCTTGGAAAGCCAAGGAGCTACGACCTGACTCCAACGGACCCCGAGTTCTATGAGCACATCAGGGAGAACCTTATCGAGAAGTACACCGCCCTAACGGGGAGGCCACCCGAGGGGGGCGAAGTGGGAATAGACGTCCTCCTGGCCAAGCCAAAGCGCTTCGAGGTAAAGCCCGGCATCTTCCAGAGGGCCTGGCATCTGGTCTTCCGCGCGAGGGGCGATGAGGGCCTTCTCAGGGTGGGTTACTTAGCCGGCTTCGGGGAGAAGAACTCGATAGGTTTTGGGATGGTGAAGGTGGATGAGGTGAAGAGGAGGAAGAGAACGAGGCAAGGAGGTGAAAGAAATCGAGAAAGTAAAGAGGTCTGA
- the cas5b gene encoding type I-B CRISPR-associated protein Cas5b, with protein MIRVELKAWTASFRFPTFQSGYQPTLPVPPPSTIQGILSAAKGEPVYLSELPYVGYVFKSDGRGVDLEKIYALGKVETDIIKREFHYNVELYLYLPDCWEEHFRRPHYQLLLGRSSDVATVEEIKRIQLDEKEAPLGGTVAPINLGLPGMVHSLIVEYDYSSVPRRAKLVKPFIVLPFPRTGAEKRRQTTKALYDPELDIGVYLHRWGE; from the coding sequence ATGATAAGGGTGGAGCTTAAGGCCTGGACGGCTTCCTTCCGCTTTCCCACCTTTCAGTCTGGGTACCAGCCCACGCTCCCGGTTCCACCACCCTCCACAATACAGGGGATACTCTCGGCTGCAAAGGGGGAGCCAGTATATCTGAGCGAGCTCCCCTACGTTGGCTACGTCTTCAAAAGTGATGGCAGGGGAGTTGATCTTGAGAAGATATATGCCTTAGGAAAAGTCGAGACGGACATAATAAAACGTGAATTCCACTACAACGTGGAGCTATACCTCTATCTTCCCGATTGCTGGGAAGAACACTTCAGGAGACCCCACTATCAGCTTCTCCTCGGGAGGTCGAGCGACGTTGCGACGGTTGAAGAAATAAAAAGGATACAGCTCGATGAGAAAGAAGCCCCGCTGGGGGGTACAGTCGCTCCAATAAACCTCGGCCTTCCGGGAATGGTTCACTCGCTCATCGTTGAATACGATTACTCAAGCGTTCCAAGGCGGGCAAAGCTGGTTAAGCCCTTCATAGTTCTCCCGTTCCCCAGGACGGGTGCGGAAAAAAGGAGACAAACTACCAAGGCACTCTATGACCCCGAGCTTGACATCGGAGTTTACCTGCACAGGTGGGGTGAATGA
- the cas8a1 gene encoding type I-B CRISPR-associated protein Cas8b1/Cst1: MKEIEKVKRSEEYSPPFVWTGHPFTDAGLVALLLLSGKGKPEELTEKDVENAVEFASKLYARKEWSSGYIHAMMLPNSGILMANPSMSKKRTPEEIKKNLLALLSEEEDPNAPVCEICGRKHSRQKPVYRSDFPLVGTGGVPNYFPSGRDGANICSHCLFLAQMMPLAAYRLSRVLIIHAYPYELMLEFHREAINDVKKSELASVARDFKRPENFLFKKLGEIGRKLEAGKLSGASITLYYFVNNNQGQEIDVIYIPNPILRFVALASQHDSAGWARIVSMGWNRGCAKRLAKKQEEIEKSCENDVYHRLLDGESVLHYFIDPQSRRANSSWRLLSFYCSEVLGLDENALEFVKRVADRIVETVEKLPDNKLSRRIRELERAEKLYQFEGFFIRIEKDRQELGIPGALMGFDDFARILTSYGEDLNVSWKTVKNLLLFRIYEKLHDRLMEASPEGAEEEEVEEEFEEGEE, translated from the coding sequence GTGAAAGAAATCGAGAAAGTAAAGAGGTCTGAGGAATACTCACCGCCGTTTGTTTGGACCGGACATCCGTTCACCGATGCAGGACTGGTTGCGTTGCTTCTTCTCAGCGGTAAGGGAAAGCCTGAGGAACTCACGGAGAAAGACGTTGAGAATGCAGTCGAGTTCGCCTCTAAGCTATACGCTCGAAAGGAGTGGAGTTCCGGGTACATACATGCCATGATGCTCCCAAACAGCGGAATCTTAATGGCCAATCCCAGTATGTCCAAGAAGCGCACTCCAGAAGAGATAAAGAAAAATCTGCTTGCCCTGCTCTCGGAGGAAGAAGACCCAAACGCCCCAGTGTGTGAAATCTGTGGGAGGAAACATTCCCGCCAGAAACCGGTTTATAGGTCGGACTTCCCCTTAGTCGGAACGGGAGGTGTTCCAAACTACTTTCCATCTGGCAGGGACGGTGCTAACATCTGTTCTCACTGTCTCTTCCTTGCCCAGATGATGCCCCTCGCGGCATACCGCCTCTCAAGGGTTCTGATAATTCACGCCTACCCCTACGAACTCATGCTCGAGTTCCACAGAGAGGCAATAAACGATGTGAAAAAGAGCGAACTCGCTTCAGTCGCCAGAGACTTTAAAAGGCCTGAAAACTTCCTCTTCAAGAAACTCGGTGAAATCGGCAGGAAACTCGAGGCAGGCAAACTAAGCGGGGCTTCGATAACGCTCTACTACTTCGTCAACAACAATCAAGGGCAGGAGATAGACGTTATTTACATCCCAAACCCCATCTTAAGGTTCGTTGCTCTAGCAAGTCAGCATGATTCAGCCGGGTGGGCAAGGATAGTCTCAATGGGATGGAACAGGGGCTGTGCAAAGAGGCTTGCCAAAAAACAGGAGGAAATTGAAAAGAGCTGTGAAAACGATGTGTACCATAGACTTCTGGACGGGGAGAGTGTATTGCACTATTTCATAGACCCCCAAAGCAGGCGGGCCAACTCAAGCTGGAGGCTTCTCTCATTTTACTGCTCGGAGGTGTTGGGCTTGGATGAGAACGCTCTGGAGTTTGTTAAAAGAGTTGCTGACAGGATTGTAGAGACGGTAGAAAAACTGCCTGACAACAAGCTCTCAAGGCGCATCAGGGAGCTTGAGAGGGCGGAAAAGCTTTACCAGTTTGAGGGTTTCTTTATCAGGATCGAAAAAGACAGACAGGAGCTGGGGATACCTGGGGCCCTAATGGGCTTCGACGACTTCGCACGGATTCTCACGAGCTACGGCGAGGATCTAAACGTCTCCTGGAAAACTGTCAAGAACCTGCTCCTCTTCCGCATCTACGAAAAGCTCCATGACAGGCTGATGGAGGCCTCCCCGGAGGGGGCTGAGGAAGAGGAGGTTGAGGAAGAATTTGAGGAGGGTGAAGAATGA
- the sufC gene encoding Fe-S cluster assembly ATPase SufC produces the protein MLKVENLRVSVEGREILKGVDLTISPGEFHVVMGPNGSGKSTLALTIAGHPKYRVTDGRITFEGEEIHELGPDERARKGILLAFQVPPEVEGVKIIEFLQQVLVELKGMDPVEAYDLVVEKAGELWFREEDLHRYVNVGFSGGERKRLELLQALLIEPKLLILDEPDSGVDVDSLSIISTKIEELHKRGTAILLITHYGRILGHLNREQLTVHVMKDGRIVKTGSGELVDRIDREGFARLFEEVGA, from the coding sequence ATGCTCAAAGTTGAGAACCTTCGCGTTTCAGTCGAGGGCAGGGAGATACTGAAGGGCGTTGACCTAACGATAAGCCCGGGGGAGTTCCACGTCGTTATGGGGCCCAACGGCTCGGGAAAATCTACCCTGGCCTTGACGATAGCGGGACATCCGAAGTACAGGGTCACCGATGGAAGGATAACCTTCGAGGGAGAGGAGATTCACGAGCTTGGCCCGGACGAGAGGGCCAGGAAGGGGATTCTACTTGCCTTCCAGGTTCCCCCCGAGGTCGAGGGGGTCAAGATAATCGAGTTCCTCCAGCAGGTTCTGGTGGAGCTTAAGGGGATGGATCCGGTCGAGGCCTACGACCTTGTGGTGGAGAAAGCGGGGGAGCTCTGGTTCAGGGAGGAGGATTTACACCGCTACGTCAACGTTGGCTTCTCCGGTGGCGAGAGAAAGAGGCTTGAGCTTCTTCAGGCTTTACTCATCGAGCCCAAACTCCTTATCCTCGACGAGCCGGACAGCGGTGTCGATGTTGACTCGCTCAGCATAATCAGCACGAAGATAGAGGAGCTCCACAAAAGGGGGACGGCGATACTGCTGATCACCCACTACGGCAGGATCCTCGGCCACCTCAACAGGGAACAGCTCACCGTCCACGTCATGAAGGACGGCAGGATAGTGAAGACGGGAAGCGGCGAGCTCGTCGACAGGATTGACAGAGAAGGGTTCGCCAGGCTCTTTGAGGAGGTGGGAGCATGA
- the cas7i gene encoding type I-B CRISPR-associated protein Cas7/Cst2/DevR — MRFATGLVLIDAPHSALNMLGIDESLADRNVTRVKTFRRGGKYYPYVSPQAWRYWWRSTLKEHFSWELSPLYREQKQVFTAANPLKYPDDDVFGYMRAFKKGNINVTVTRVSPLKNTPLISVLPDRNSLTVDEGYASRHEGDPVPYSQEFYSTVFKGAFSLDLDAVGRFTTISKAGFKNLLTWNDVSQDKTKGGAEEIVKEIREIEKLAEELGVEKGEKEWTMPSSIRKKRATETIKALRFLTGGAKQTQYHTDVTPKFILLLNVDAGINPFISDIVFEENGEVMFDAEALAERLKDLKEVVPGDAKLYIGYDEGFIKSLGWDVNHIEERLRASGLDIAKGSVKDAIEGFVKEIEAYYR, encoded by the coding sequence ATGAGGTTTGCAACGGGTCTGGTTTTGATAGACGCCCCGCATTCTGCCCTGAACATGCTTGGCATAGACGAAAGCCTTGCCGACAGGAATGTTACGAGGGTGAAGACCTTCAGGCGCGGTGGGAAGTACTACCCATACGTCTCACCCCAGGCCTGGCGCTACTGGTGGCGCTCCACGCTGAAAGAGCACTTCAGCTGGGAGCTTTCCCCACTCTACCGCGAGCAGAAGCAGGTCTTCACTGCCGCAAACCCCCTCAAGTACCCCGATGACGACGTCTTCGGTTACATGAGGGCCTTCAAGAAAGGGAATATCAACGTTACCGTCACGAGAGTTTCACCCCTGAAAAACACCCCCCTGATCTCAGTTTTGCCGGACAGAAACTCCCTGACGGTGGATGAGGGCTACGCCTCCAGGCATGAGGGCGATCCTGTCCCCTACAGCCAGGAGTTCTACTCCACGGTCTTTAAGGGGGCTTTCTCTCTCGACCTCGATGCGGTTGGGAGATTTACGACAATAAGCAAGGCGGGCTTTAAGAACCTGCTGACATGGAACGACGTTTCGCAGGACAAGACCAAGGGAGGGGCCGAAGAAATCGTGAAAGAAATCAGAGAGATTGAAAAACTTGCGGAAGAACTCGGAGTTGAGAAGGGCGAAAAGGAATGGACAATGCCCTCATCCATCAGGAAGAAGCGCGCAACCGAGACAATAAAAGCCCTCCGCTTCCTCACCGGCGGAGCGAAGCAGACGCAGTACCATACGGACGTAACCCCTAAGTTCATTCTCCTGCTCAACGTCGACGCAGGGATAAACCCCTTCATAAGCGACATCGTTTTCGAGGAGAACGGTGAAGTTATGTTTGACGCGGAAGCACTTGCAGAGAGACTCAAAGACCTCAAAGAGGTCGTTCCTGGGGATGCGAAACTATACATCGGATATGACGAGGGCTTCATCAAGTCCCTCGGCTGGGATGTAAACCACATCGAAGAGAGGCTCAGGGCCAGCGGACTGGATATCGCTAAGGGCAGTGTCAAAGACGCCATCGAAGGGTTCGTGAAGGAAATCGAAGCCTACTACAGGTGA
- a CDS encoding MBL fold metallo-hydrolase, with the protein MKLTVLFENHAGYRRGLLGYHGFSALVEHNGRKVLVDTGTEGEVLLRNMEALGVSPEEIDALFITHGHYDHTGGIRAFLEARGSGIDVYAHPGIFQRRVALKPELREIGIPFTREELESLGANFHLSPEPLEFLPGFLSSGEIERRHWDRAVGYLVEDGEYIQDPVRDDMALIVDLAEGVAVITGCGHSGIINIAEHAVRLAGKPIKALIGGFHLMGAKQEMLKEAVARLKALRVEKLYAGHCTGIEEYAYLRANSGRAEPLHVGKVFTM; encoded by the coding sequence ATGAAGCTCACCGTCCTCTTCGAGAACCACGCCGGTTACAGAAGGGGCCTCCTCGGCTACCACGGGTTTTCAGCCCTTGTCGAGCATAACGGGAGAAAAGTCCTGGTGGATACTGGAACAGAGGGGGAAGTTCTCCTCAGGAACATGGAGGCCCTTGGGGTTTCCCCCGAAGAGATAGACGCGCTCTTCATAACCCACGGCCACTACGACCACACTGGAGGCATAAGGGCCTTTCTCGAAGCCCGGGGTAGCGGGATTGACGTTTACGCACATCCGGGCATCTTCCAGAGGAGAGTAGCGCTTAAGCCGGAGCTCAGGGAGATAGGGATTCCCTTCACGAGGGAGGAGCTTGAGAGCCTTGGGGCCAACTTTCACCTGAGCCCGGAACCTCTGGAGTTTTTACCAGGCTTTCTGAGCTCTGGCGAGATAGAAAGGAGGCACTGGGACAGGGCCGTCGGCTACCTCGTTGAGGACGGCGAATACATCCAAGACCCGGTGAGGGATGACATGGCCCTCATCGTGGACCTGGCGGAGGGGGTTGCCGTGATAACGGGCTGCGGCCACAGCGGGATCATCAACATAGCTGAGCATGCCGTGAGACTTGCTGGAAAGCCGATAAAGGCCCTAATCGGGGGCTTCCACCTAATGGGGGCCAAACAGGAGATGCTAAAAGAAGCCGTGGCCAGGCTGAAGGCCCTTAGAGTGGAGAAACTCTACGCCGGCCACTGCACCGGGATTGAGGAGTACGCATACCTAAGGGCAAACTCTGGTCGCGCCGAACCCCTTCACGTTGGAAAAGTTTTTACTATGTAG
- a CDS encoding NifB/NifX family molybdenum-iron cluster-binding protein, which yields MIVPTVKGGLDDRVNPSFGRTPTFTIVDVENGEAVNVQVVPNPGYSQPGGAGVAAAHFVIDQGADVVIAGQFGPNSYGALQAAGVRMVSAPASMTVREAVEAFLRGELSGITGPEGGGMGRGRGGW from the coding sequence ATAATCGTACCGACGGTTAAGGGGGGCCTCGATGACAGGGTGAACCCCTCTTTTGGGAGGACTCCGACCTTTACGATAGTCGATGTCGAGAACGGGGAGGCAGTGAACGTCCAGGTTGTCCCGAACCCGGGATACTCACAGCCAGGGGGCGCGGGAGTTGCGGCTGCGCATTTCGTCATCGACCAGGGGGCTGATGTCGTCATAGCAGGCCAGTTCGGGCCAAACTCCTACGGTGCCCTGCAGGCTGCAGGGGTAAGAATGGTCTCCGCGCCGGCAAGCATGACCGTCCGCGAGGCCGTTGAGGCCTTCCTCCGCGGAGAGCTTTCAGGGATTACGGGCCCCGAAGGTGGCGGCATGGGTCGCGGAAGGGGCGGCTGGTGA
- a CDS encoding SUF-like minimal system protein SmsB yields the protein MSETITLRDAKSIIENQIEELAKRNREPEWMTRIRYRALEAFEGVPHRDPVISEEELLHFIAKPEIEGLPEKVESLDDLPPEMKALLDRLGINEVEQKYIAGLAVQTDTGVIYNQFLQEWAKKGLIVLPTEEAVRKYPDIVKEHFLRLFRADESKLTAYHTAVWNGGIFLYVREGLKVPFPLHLFFLIQESALAQAPHIIIIAEKNSEFHLIEGCTAPILVRHSLHLDMTEAYLQDGARAQLTVLQNWPEYVHTRPMTRARIGKGARFINTTVGLGSGKSNVANPKYWVDEKGYVELNGILLGQKDWYVDLGGEMYLQGKGAAGINASKAVIMDESRVITRGVIRAEAPKTRGHISCDALLMSDRAVMETYPGLVSRVDDAELSHEAAIGKIREEELFYLMSRGLSEEKATQLIVRGFLEPMLKDIPVEFLVEIRRIIELAVSGGM from the coding sequence ATGAGCGAGACGATAACCCTGAGGGATGCCAAGTCTATAATCGAGAACCAGATTGAAGAACTCGCAAAAAGGAACAGGGAGCCCGAGTGGATGACGAGGATCCGCTACAGGGCCCTGGAGGCCTTTGAGGGGGTGCCCCACAGGGATCCCGTCATAAGTGAGGAGGAGTTACTCCACTTCATAGCCAAACCCGAGATAGAGGGACTCCCTGAAAAGGTCGAGAGCCTCGATGACCTCCCGCCTGAGATGAAAGCTCTACTCGATAGGCTCGGCATCAATGAGGTCGAGCAGAAGTACATCGCCGGTTTGGCCGTTCAGACTGATACCGGCGTTATTTACAACCAGTTCCTCCAGGAGTGGGCGAAGAAGGGCCTTATCGTTCTCCCGACCGAGGAGGCGGTAAGGAAGTATCCCGACATCGTGAAGGAACACTTCCTCAGGCTCTTCCGTGCCGATGAGAGCAAGCTGACGGCCTACCACACTGCAGTATGGAACGGCGGAATCTTCCTCTACGTCAGAGAAGGCCTAAAGGTCCCCTTCCCGCTCCACCTGTTCTTCCTCATCCAGGAGAGCGCCCTGGCGCAGGCGCCTCACATAATCATTATCGCCGAGAAAAACAGCGAGTTCCACCTCATCGAGGGTTGCACCGCCCCGATACTCGTGAGGCACTCCCTCCACCTGGACATGACGGAGGCCTACCTCCAGGATGGGGCGAGGGCCCAGCTGACCGTTTTGCAGAACTGGCCTGAATACGTGCACACGAGGCCCATGACGAGGGCGAGGATAGGGAAGGGCGCGCGCTTCATAAACACCACCGTCGGCCTGGGGAGCGGTAAGAGCAACGTGGCGAACCCGAAGTACTGGGTGGATGAAAAGGGCTACGTTGAGCTGAACGGCATTCTCCTCGGCCAGAAGGACTGGTACGTTGACCTCGGTGGAGAGATGTACCTCCAGGGAAAAGGTGCGGCGGGAATAAACGCGAGCAAGGCGGTTATAATGGACGAGAGCAGGGTAATAACCAGGGGTGTCATAAGGGCCGAGGCACCGAAGACCAGGGGCCACATAAGCTGTGACGCCCTGCTCATGAGCGACAGGGCGGTGATGGAGACCTATCCCGGGCTGGTCAGCAGGGTTGACGATGCAGAGCTCAGCCACGAGGCTGCAATAGGAAAGATACGCGAGGAGGAGCTGTTCTATCTGATGAGCCGCGGCCTGAGCGAGGAGAAGGCGACCCAGTTAATCGTCAGGGGCTTCCTCGAGCCGATGCTCAAGGACATCCCGGTGGAGTTCCTCGTGGAGATAAGGAGGATAATAGAGCTGGCGGTGAGCGGGGGCATGTGA